The Sandaracinus amylolyticus genomic interval GCGAGGCTCCCGAGCTACTGCGAGGGCGAGGGCCCGCCCGTGCTGGTGTCGGATCGCGGCCTGCCGCTCTGCAGCGGTGGGCTCGCGGAGGCGACGTTCCGCTTCGCGCTGTGCACCTGCGAGGGCTGGGTCTCCGCGGCGCCGATCACCACCGACTCGTTCGCGAGCGCCGACGGCCCGTACTCGTCGGATCGCGCCGGTCGCGCGGGCTCGATCGGCAGCAACGGGCGCATCGAGTTCAACGCGGGCGCCGACGTGTCGGGCGCGCTGTGGACGCTCGGCGGCGTGCACTCGAGCGTCGACCTGAGGGTCGGCTCCGACCTGCGCTCGGGCGCGGCCGTGACCTGCGACAACGGGCTCGACGTCGGGCGCGACGCGTACGTCGACGTGTCGCTCCGCGCCCGCACGCTGCGCGTCGGCGGAACGCTCACGATGCCCGAGGGCGCGCCGCTCGAGACGACGTTCCCGCCGACGCTCGGCATGGAGCGACGCGTCCCCGTCGCGACGCCGCCGCCCTGCTCGTGCGCGCCCGGCGATCTGCTCGACGTCGCGGCGCTCGTCGCGGCGCACGCGACCGACAACGACGACGCGCTCGTCGACTTCGATCCGCGCGAGCTCGACGGCTACACCGGCGACACGACGCTCACGTTGCCCTGCGGTCGCCTGTACCTCGAGCGCGTCGCCGGGGAGGGCGATCTCACGCTCGTCGTCACCGGCCGCACCGCGCTGTTCATCGCGGGCGATCTCTCGTTCAACGGCGAGTTCACGGTCCTGCTCGAGGGTCCGGGCGCGGAGATCGACATGTTCGTCGCGGGCGACCTCGGCGCGATGCGCGTGCTGCGCATCGGCGACGCGCTGCGTCCGGCGCAGGCGCGTCTCTACGTGGGCGGCGCGGGCAACGTGAGCCTCTCCGACAACGGCTTCTTTGGCGGCAACCTCTATGCGCCGCGCGCCGAGCTCGTCGCGGCGGGCGAGCTCGAGGTGTACGGCAGCGCGTTCGTGCGTCGGGTGTCGGCGTCGGGCCCGGTCACGCTCCACTACGACACCAGCGTCCTGCGCGCCGCCGATCCGTGTCCGCCTCCGACGCGCCCCGAGTGCACGAGCTGCCTCGACTGCCGCAACCAGGCCTGCGTCGGCGGGACGTGCGGCGCGTGCGTCGTCGACACCGACTGCTGCGCGCCGCTGCTCTGCGCATCGGGCACCTGCGTGCCCGAGCCGTTCTGATCGTCGCTAGCTCGTCAGCCAGCCGATCGTCAGCGCGATCGAATTCACGATCGCGTGGATCGCGATCGGCGCGATCAGCGTGCCCGAGCGCAGCCGCGCCCAGCCGAGCACGAGCCCGATCGTCATCGGCCCGATGCGCGCCATCCCGTGCGCATCGTGCAGCGCGCCGAACAGCAGCGCCGACACCACGATCGCGCTCCACGGCGTGACCACCCGCGCGAGCCACGGCACGAGCAGACCGCGGAAGAGCAGCTCCTCGCCGAGCGGCGCGAGCACCGCGCCCGCGACGAACGTCATCACCAGCGCGATCGGCGCGCGATCACCCCCCAGCACCTCGCCGAGCGCCTCCGACCCGCCCTCGACGCCCAGCGCGCGCGCCGCCGCGAAGAGCGGCATCGCGAGCACGAGCACGCGCGGCACCCACGTCGCGACGTACATCACGCCGAGCGCCACGACGCGCGGCACCGACATCGGCGGATCGCCGTCGAGCGTCGGCGTGTCGCCTTCCCATCTACGCGATGCCAGCCACACCGCGCCCGCGGCCATCGCGACGAGCACGATCTCCGAGCCCAGGAGCGCGATCTCGAGCACCAGGTCTTCGCCCCCGAACCGGCACGCGAGCACCGCGATCCCGCTCCCCACGAGCGCACCGAGCGGCGGGATCGCCACGAACGGCACGAGGGTGGGCACGCCGCCGCGCACGCCGCGCCGCCATCCGAGCACCGCGAGCGCCATCGCGCCGAGCAGCACCACGCCGTACGACACCAGCGATCCGAGCCCGGGCACGAGATCGGCCGCGCGCACCTCGCCACATCGCTCGCGCGCGCCGAGCGCGCCTTCCACCGGCGCGACCTCCACGCGCTCGATCGCATCGCCGCGACGT includes:
- a CDS encoding type II CAAX prenyl endopeptidase Rce1 family protein — its product is MSDADEGAPPSGSWLFHAALIAGVLPVLGLPIVALATAVAWRASQGRDARERRWAKRLSGLLAIDVIAAVVVVATSLGVLPAAEQTLAPSGPRIGVAIDEAHTGEGLRVADVLEGSPADDAGIVAGDVLLRANGAPIASLEALRGALGASEGDVAIELRRGDAIERVEVAPVEGALGARERCGEVRAADLVPGLGSLVSYGVVLLGAMALAVLGWRRGVRGGVPTLVPFVAIPPLGALVGSGIAVLACRFGGEDLVLEIALLGSEIVLVAMAAGAVWLASRRWEGDTPTLDGDPPMSVPRVVALGVMYVATWVPRVLVLAMPLFAAARALGVEGGSEALGEVLGGDRAPIALVMTFVAGAVLAPLGEELLFRGLLVPWLARVVTPWSAIVVSALLFGALHDAHGMARIGPMTIGLVLGWARLRSGTLIAPIAIHAIVNSIALTIGWLTS
- a CDS encoding DUF7305 domain-containing protein; this encodes MTPRARLASLSASLLLAACSVDDVVAVQRGLDANVPRDAPVDARLPSYCEGEGPPVLVSDRGLPLCSGGLAEATFRFALCTCEGWVSAAPITTDSFASADGPYSSDRAGRAGSIGSNGRIEFNAGADVSGALWTLGGVHSSVDLRVGSDLRSGAAVTCDNGLDVGRDAYVDVSLRARTLRVGGTLTMPEGAPLETTFPPTLGMERRVPVATPPPCSCAPGDLLDVAALVAAHATDNDDALVDFDPRELDGYTGDTTLTLPCGRLYLERVAGEGDLTLVVTGRTALFIAGDLSFNGEFTVLLEGPGAEIDMFVAGDLGAMRVLRIGDALRPAQARLYVGGAGNVSLSDNGFFGGNLYAPRAELVAAGELEVYGSAFVRRVSASGPVTLHYDTSVLRAADPCPPPTRPECTSCLDCRNQACVGGTCGACVVDTDCCAPLLCASGTCVPEPF